The proteins below come from a single Oerskovia jenensis genomic window:
- a CDS encoding choice-of-anchor I family protein, which produces MRVVHQSRLPHPRAIGVAAAGLAVAVAAGTFGGVGTAVAAPDPSVPPPVTLSPLGTYSTGQLDESAAEIVAFHAASQRLFVVNAQSGRVDVLDARDPSAPTRLFELAVGGTASADGSVVAADAVVNSVAIRPDGLAVAAVESSPKTDDGWLVLFDAAAPVTTPGTAPVDAILGAVRVGALPDMVTFSPDGTRIAVANEGEPADDHSVDPEGSISIVTAPAGLTSAAQGDVRTATFHAFEAGGTAPLPAGVRVFGGREAAGTGTPARPVSENLEPEYIAWDATGTVAYASVQEANALAVVDVASATVTDLLPLGTQDHLAAGKGLDASDKDGKIDIRSWPVKGLYQPDTIASYQAGGATYLVTANEGDSRDWAGYSEVSRVKDLGKKGVPGLCSDAFSSFLGTPGNPATLAELTADAHLGRLNVSTASGLRADGSCYEELSSYGSRSFSIWSTDGRQIFDSGDAFEQLVASVNPDFFNSNHTASGFDGRSDDKGPEPEGLTLGEVGGRTYAFIGFERVGGIAVFDVTDPARATYVSYVNHRDFSVSAEATPEKLAEAGDLGPEGLTFVPANDSPTGAPLLVVGNEVSGTTTFYGVDVRGAEPDDGRIDLTVTIPAAPVEPGEFVWTVDGGSRVVDLGTAGLAGDHLAATGRLGAVTVTDTRATAPAWSVSAQVGDFTTTAGARTLPGKHLGWTPALVTAGGGTLAGAPVASGLVSGNGLADSALLGSAAAGHEPGSAVLGADLDLRLPVDAAAGTYTATLTLTAIG; this is translated from the coding sequence ATGCGCGTGGTTCACCAGTCCCGCCTGCCGCACCCGAGGGCGATCGGGGTCGCGGCCGCCGGCCTCGCGGTCGCGGTCGCCGCCGGGACGTTCGGGGGCGTCGGCACGGCCGTCGCGGCCCCCGACCCGTCCGTCCCCCCGCCCGTCACGCTCTCGCCGCTCGGCACGTACTCGACGGGCCAGCTCGACGAGTCCGCGGCGGAGATCGTCGCGTTCCACGCGGCCTCCCAGCGCCTGTTCGTCGTCAACGCCCAGTCCGGGAGGGTCGACGTCCTCGACGCCCGGGACCCCTCGGCCCCGACCCGGCTGTTCGAGCTCGCGGTCGGCGGCACGGCCTCCGCGGACGGCTCGGTCGTCGCGGCGGACGCCGTCGTGAACTCGGTCGCGATCCGTCCCGACGGGCTCGCGGTGGCCGCGGTCGAGTCGAGCCCCAAGACCGACGACGGCTGGCTCGTCCTCTTCGACGCCGCCGCTCCGGTGACCACCCCGGGCACGGCCCCGGTGGACGCGATCCTCGGTGCCGTGCGCGTGGGCGCGCTGCCCGACATGGTGACGTTCTCGCCCGACGGCACGCGCATCGCGGTCGCGAACGAGGGCGAGCCCGCGGACGACCACAGCGTCGACCCCGAGGGCTCGATCTCGATCGTCACGGCGCCCGCCGGCCTCACGAGCGCCGCCCAGGGCGACGTCCGCACGGCGACGTTCCACGCGTTCGAGGCGGGCGGCACTGCGCCCCTCCCGGCGGGGGTCCGCGTGTTCGGCGGCCGGGAGGCGGCGGGGACCGGCACACCCGCGCGCCCGGTGTCCGAGAACCTCGAGCCCGAGTACATCGCGTGGGACGCGACCGGCACGGTCGCCTACGCGAGCGTCCAGGAGGCGAACGCGCTCGCGGTCGTCGACGTCGCGAGCGCGACCGTGACCGACCTGCTGCCGCTCGGGACGCAGGACCACCTCGCCGCGGGCAAGGGCCTCGACGCGTCCGACAAGGACGGGAAGATCGACATCCGCTCCTGGCCCGTCAAGGGCCTCTACCAGCCCGACACGATCGCCTCCTACCAGGCGGGCGGCGCGACGTACCTCGTCACGGCCAACGAGGGCGACTCGCGCGACTGGGCCGGGTACTCCGAGGTCAGTCGCGTCAAGGACCTCGGCAAGAAGGGCGTGCCCGGCCTGTGCTCCGACGCGTTCTCGTCGTTCCTCGGCACGCCCGGCAACCCCGCGACGCTCGCCGAGCTCACCGCGGACGCCCACCTGGGACGCCTCAACGTCAGCACCGCGAGCGGGCTGCGCGCCGACGGCTCGTGCTACGAGGAGCTCTCCTCGTACGGGTCGCGCTCGTTCTCGATCTGGTCGACCGACGGCCGGCAGATCTTCGACTCGGGCGACGCGTTCGAGCAGCTCGTGGCCTCGGTCAACCCCGACTTCTTCAACTCGAACCACACCGCGTCCGGGTTCGACGGGCGCAGCGACGACAAGGGCCCCGAGCCCGAGGGCCTGACGCTGGGCGAGGTCGGCGGACGTACGTACGCGTTCATCGGCTTCGAGCGCGTGGGCGGGATCGCGGTCTTCGACGTCACCGACCCCGCGCGCGCGACCTACGTCTCCTACGTCAACCACCGCGACTTCTCGGTGAGCGCCGAGGCGACGCCCGAGAAGCTCGCCGAGGCGGGCGACCTGGGTCCCGAGGGCCTCACGTTCGTCCCCGCGAACGACTCGCCCACGGGCGCCCCGCTGCTCGTGGTCGGGAACGAGGTCTCGGGCACGACGACGTTCTACGGCGTCGACGTCCGCGGGGCCGAGCCCGACGACGGGCGGATCGACCTCACGGTCACCATCCCGGCCGCGCCCGTCGAGCCGGGCGAGTTCGTGTGGACGGTCGACGGCGGCAGCCGCGTCGTGGATCTCGGCACGGCCGGGCTCGCGGGCGACCACCTCGCGGCGACCGGGCGCCTGGGCGCGGTGACCGTCACCGACACCCGCGCGACGGCCCCTGCGTGGTCCGTCTCGGCGCAGGTCGGGGACTTCACCACGACCGCCGGGGCCCGCACGCTGCCCGGCAAGCACCTCGGGTGGACGCCTGCCCTGGTCACGGC